The Streptomyces cynarae genome contains a region encoding:
- the aspS gene encoding aspartate--tRNA ligase, producing MHRYRSHTCGELRASDVGKDVRLSGWLHNRRDLGGILFIDLRDHYGITQLVARPGTASYEALDKLSKETVVRVDGGVVSRGAENVNPDLPTGEIEIEVGEVEVLGAAAPLPFTINTEDGVNEERRLEYRFLDLRRERMHRNIMLRTAVISAIRHKMAAMGFNEMATPILTATSPEGARDFVVPSRLNPGKFYALPQAPQQFKQLLMISGFDRYFQIAPCFRDEDARADRSPGEFYQLDVEMSFVEQEDVFQPIEKLMTEIFEEFGGGRHVTSPFPRIPFREAMLKYGSDKPDLRAQLELVDITDIFEGSEFKAFAGKHVRALPVPDTASQPRKFFDQLGEYAVEQGAKGLAWVRVGEDGSLSGPIAKFLTEENVAELTKRLSLSAGHAVFFGAGEFDEVSKIMGAVRVEAAKRAGHFEDGVFRFCWIVDFPMFEKDEDTGKIDFSHNPFSMPQGGMEALETQDPLDILAWQYDIVCNGVELSSGAIRNHEPDIMLKAFGIAGYDEETVEREFAGMLRAFRFGAPPHGGIAPGIDRIVMLLADEPNIRETIAFPLNGNAQDLMMGAPTELDEARLRELHISVRKPQAK from the coding sequence ATGCACCGGTACAGGTCCCACACCTGCGGCGAGCTCCGCGCCTCTGACGTCGGCAAGGACGTCCGGCTGAGCGGCTGGCTGCACAATCGGCGCGACCTGGGCGGCATCCTGTTCATCGATCTGCGCGACCACTACGGCATCACGCAGCTCGTCGCCCGCCCGGGCACGGCGTCGTACGAGGCCCTGGACAAGCTCTCCAAGGAGACGGTCGTCCGCGTCGACGGCGGGGTCGTCTCCCGTGGTGCGGAGAACGTGAACCCGGACCTGCCCACCGGTGAGATCGAGATCGAGGTCGGCGAGGTCGAGGTGCTGGGCGCGGCCGCCCCGCTCCCCTTCACGATCAACACCGAGGACGGGGTCAACGAGGAGCGGCGCCTGGAGTACCGCTTCCTGGACCTGCGCCGCGAGCGCATGCACCGCAACATCATGCTGCGCACGGCCGTGATCTCGGCGATCCGCCACAAGATGGCCGCGATGGGCTTCAACGAGATGGCGACCCCGATCCTGACGGCGACCTCCCCGGAGGGCGCCCGCGACTTCGTGGTCCCCTCCCGCCTGAACCCGGGCAAGTTCTACGCGCTGCCGCAGGCGCCGCAGCAGTTCAAGCAGCTGCTGATGATCTCCGGCTTCGACCGCTACTTCCAGATCGCGCCCTGCTTCCGTGACGAGGACGCGCGCGCGGACCGTTCGCCGGGCGAGTTCTACCAGCTCGACGTGGAGATGTCCTTCGTCGAGCAGGAGGACGTGTTCCAGCCGATCGAGAAGCTGATGACGGAGATCTTCGAGGAGTTCGGAGGCGGCCGGCACGTCACCTCCCCGTTCCCGCGGATCCCGTTCCGTGAGGCGATGCTGAAGTACGGCTCAGACAAGCCGGACCTGCGCGCCCAGCTGGAGCTGGTCGACATCACCGACATCTTCGAGGGCTCGGAGTTCAAGGCGTTCGCGGGCAAGCACGTGCGCGCGCTGCCGGTGCCGGACACGGCCTCGCAGCCCCGCAAGTTCTTCGACCAGCTCGGCGAGTACGCGGTGGAGCAGGGCGCCAAGGGCCTGGCGTGGGTGCGGGTCGGCGAGGACGGCTCGCTGTCCGGCCCGATCGCGAAGTTCCTGACCGAGGAGAACGTGGCGGAGCTGACGAAGCGGCTGTCGCTGTCGGCCGGCCACGCGGTGTTCTTCGGCGCGGGCGAGTTCGACGAGGTCTCCAAGATCATGGGTGCGGTCCGGGTGGAGGCGGCCAAGCGGGCCGGCCACTTCGAGGACGGCGTCTTCCGCTTCTGCTGGATCGTCGACTTCCCGATGTTCGAGAAGGATGAGGACACCGGAAAGATCGACTTCTCGCACAACCCGTTCTCCATGCCGCAGGGCGGCATGGAGGCGCTCGAGACGCAGGACCCGCTGGACATCCTGGCCTGGCAGTACGACATCGTCTGCAACGGTGTGGAGCTGTCCTCGGGCGCGATCCGGAACCACGAGCCGGACATCATGCTCAAGGCCTTCGGTATCGCGGGCTACGACGAGGAGACGGTCGAGCGCGAGTTCGCCGGCATGCTCCGCGCATTCCGCTTCGGCGCCCCGCCGCACGGCGGCATCGCCCCGGGCATCGACCGCATCGTGATGCTCCTGGCGGACGAGCCGAACATCCGCGAGACGATCGCGTTCCCGCTCAACGGCAACGCGCAGGACCTGATGATGGGCGCGCCGACGGAGCTGGACGAGGCGCGGCTGAGGGAACTGCACATCTCGGTGCGCAAGCCGCAGGCGAAGTAG
- the metG gene encoding methionine--tRNA ligase, giving the protein MARHLITSALPYINGIKHLGNMVGSMLPADVHSRYLRQRGHEVLFICATDEHGTPAELAAKEQGLPVDEFCAQAHDAQKAVYDGFNLAFDYFGRSSSPQNREITQEIARELKANGFIEERAIRQVYSNADGRFLPDRYIIGTCPHCGYDKARGDQCENCTRVLDPTDLIDPRSAISGSSDLEVRETKHLFLLQSALAGEVEAWVDERADNWPVLASSIARKWLTEGLHDRAITRDLDWGVPVPADTWPDLAAEGKVFYVWFDAPIEYIGATKEWADQDPENRDWRSWWWESDADVHYTQFMGKDNVPFHSVMFPATLLGTRAPWKKVDVIKAFNWLNYYGGKFSTSQKRGVFTHDALEILPADYWRYFMMANAPESDDSSFTWEHFTATVNKDLADTLGNFVNRVLSFSRKRFGDSVPEGGEPGEAEARLGEEIARLLAEYEEHMEAIQFRKAAAALRALWSAGNSYLEEKAPWLEIKTNKEGAALTLRTAMNLIHLYAVVSEPFIPTSSAAMRAAFDLKDDTAAWVTPEEARSLTAVVPGTPFTVPPVLFAKLTDEDLAAYKERFGGETE; this is encoded by the coding sequence ATGGCTCGACACCTCATCACCAGCGCCCTTCCGTACATCAACGGGATCAAGCACCTGGGCAACATGGTGGGGTCCATGCTCCCGGCGGACGTGCACTCCCGTTACCTCCGTCAGCGAGGCCACGAGGTCCTCTTCATCTGCGCGACGGACGAGCACGGCACCCCGGCCGAGCTGGCCGCCAAGGAGCAGGGTCTCCCGGTGGACGAGTTCTGCGCGCAGGCGCACGACGCGCAGAAGGCCGTCTACGACGGCTTCAACCTGGCGTTCGACTACTTCGGCCGCAGCTCCTCGCCGCAGAACCGCGAGATCACCCAGGAGATCGCCCGCGAGCTGAAGGCGAACGGCTTCATCGAGGAGCGGGCGATCCGCCAGGTGTACTCGAACGCCGACGGCCGCTTCCTGCCGGACCGGTACATCATCGGCACCTGTCCGCACTGCGGCTACGACAAGGCCCGCGGTGACCAGTGCGAGAACTGCACCCGTGTGCTGGACCCCACCGACCTGATCGACCCGCGCTCGGCGATCAGCGGCAGCAGCGACCTGGAGGTCCGCGAGACCAAGCACCTCTTCCTCCTCCAGTCGGCCCTGGCCGGCGAGGTCGAGGCCTGGGTGGACGAGCGCGCCGACAACTGGCCGGTCCTCGCCTCCTCCATCGCCCGCAAGTGGCTCACCGAGGGCCTGCACGACCGTGCGATCACCCGTGACCTGGACTGGGGCGTCCCGGTCCCGGCCGACACCTGGCCGGACCTGGCCGCCGAGGGCAAGGTCTTCTACGTCTGGTTCGACGCCCCGATCGAGTACATCGGCGCGACCAAGGAGTGGGCGGACCAGGACCCGGAGAACCGCGACTGGCGCTCCTGGTGGTGGGAGTCGGACGCGGACGTCCACTACACCCAGTTCATGGGCAAGGACAACGTGCCCTTCCACAGCGTGATGTTCCCGGCGACCCTGCTGGGCACCCGCGCGCCGTGGAAGAAGGTCGACGTGATCAAGGCCTTCAACTGGCTCAACTACTACGGCGGCAAGTTCTCCACCTCGCAGAAGCGCGGCGTGTTCACGCACGACGCGCTGGAGATCCTGCCCGCCGACTACTGGCGCTACTTCATGATGGCGAACGCGCCCGAGTCGGACGACTCCTCCTTCACCTGGGAGCACTTCACGGCCACGGTGAACAAGGACCTCGCCGACACACTGGGCAACTTCGTCAACCGCGTGCTCTCCTTCTCCCGCAAGCGCTTCGGGGACTCCGTCCCCGAGGGCGGCGAGCCCGGTGAGGCCGAGGCGCGGCTCGGCGAGGAGATCGCCCGTCTGCTCGCGGAGTACGAGGAGCACATGGAGGCCATCCAGTTCCGCAAGGCGGCGGCGGCGCTGCGCGCCCTGTGGTCGGCCGGCAACTCGTATCTCGAGGAGAAGGCCCCCTGGCTGGAGATCAAGACCAACAAGGAGGGTGCGGCCCTCACCCTGCGCACCGCGATGAACCTGATCCACCTGTACGCGGTGGTCTCGGAGCCGTTCATCCCGACGTCCTCGGCGGCCATGCGCGCGGCCTTCGACCTGAAGGACGACACGGCGGCCTGGGTCACGCCGGAGGAGGCCAGGTCCCTCACCGCGGTCGTCCCGGGCACGCCCTTCACGGTCCCGCCGGTGCTGTTCGCGAAGCTGACGGACGAGGACCTGGCCGCGTACAAGGAGCGCTTCGGCGGCGAGACGGAGTAG
- a CDS encoding VWA domain-containing protein — translation MGILTLLRNAFGRSRKGRSAEEEPTREPQEPTVPAQSTAAEQAVTARPAEPEPTVPAQSTEPEPTPTAAEPTVPAQSSGRTDEEHELVAAAFDNVTVPRQPTHREDPPATETPEPTATEQPTTEAEPEPQSDTNPEAEPKAKTPPEPEAEPTTEVTAEAEAEPTIEVTAEAETKAEAEAEPEPIAEVTAEAETEAEAEAEPEPTSEVTAETETEAEPEPEPEAEPEVKPEAETAAVVEPEPAQEPVADTAPETGQDVEAEPEPQADTKPEAEPEAEAPEPAAAEQPATAPTEAPAAADGEEAPQEAPAPEDTTRTGGAGGNTPAEGEAEAEAQAEAQPPAEAEAQAEAEPTAEAQPPAPQPEPEAIAPGLLTAYKAAATVLDERRLTGTRAKVYLVLDRSASMRPYYKDGSAQALGEQALALAAHLDPEATVPVVFFSTELDGTGELTLADYEDKIDTLHASLGRMGRTSYHAAVEAVIAHHDKSENPTLPALVIFQTDGAPDAKTPATQSLTEAAKSHPHLFFSFIAFGDPENKAFDYVRKLKTDNTSHFLAGETPRELTDAEVYEGVLANWRP, via the coding sequence ATGGGCATTCTCACTCTCCTGCGGAACGCGTTCGGCCGCTCACGCAAGGGTCGCTCCGCCGAGGAGGAGCCCACGCGGGAGCCACAGGAGCCGACGGTACCGGCCCAGTCGACGGCCGCGGAGCAGGCGGTAACGGCACGACCGGCGGAACCGGAGCCGACGGTACCGGCGCAGTCCACGGAACCGGAGCCGACGCCGACGGCCGCGGAGCCGACGGTACCGGCGCAGTCCTCGGGCCGTACGGACGAGGAGCACGAGCTGGTGGCGGCGGCGTTCGACAACGTGACGGTACCGAGGCAGCCGACCCACAGGGAGGACCCGCCGGCCACGGAGACACCGGAGCCGACGGCGACAGAGCAGCCCACGACCGAGGCAGAGCCCGAGCCGCAGTCCGACACGAACCCCGAGGCCGAGCCGAAGGCAAAGACGCCGCCCGAGCCCGAGGCCGAACCCACCACCGAGGTGACGGCAGAAGCCGAGGCGGAGCCCACCATCGAGGTGACGGCGGAGGCCGAGACGAAGGCCGAGGCAGAGGCAGAGCCGGAGCCCATCGCCGAGGTGACGGCAGAGGCCGAGACGGAAGCAGAGGCAGAGGCAGAGCCGGAGCCCACCAGCGAGGTGACGGCAGAGACCGAGACGGAGGCAGAGCCCGAGCCCGAGCCCGAGGCCGAGCCCGAAGTGAAGCCCGAAGCCGAGACGGCGGCTGTGGTCGAGCCGGAGCCTGCGCAGGAACCTGTTGCCGATACGGCGCCCGAAACCGGGCAGGACGTCGAGGCGGAACCCGAGCCGCAGGCCGACACGAAGCCCGAGGCCGAGCCGGAGGCAGAGGCACCGGAACCGGCCGCCGCCGAGCAGCCCGCCACCGCTCCCACAGAGGCCCCGGCAGCCGCCGACGGCGAAGAAGCCCCACAGGAGGCACCTGCACCCGAGGACACGACCCGCACGGGTGGTGCGGGTGGGAACACCCCCGCCGAAGGCGAAGCCGAGGCGGAAGCGCAGGCCGAGGCGCAGCCCCCCGCCGAGGCGGAAGCGCAGGCCGAGGCGGAGCCCACCGCCGAGGCGCAGCCCCCCGCCCCCCAGCCCGAGCCGGAGGCCATCGCCCCCGGGCTCCTCACCGCCTACAAGGCCGCGGCCACCGTCCTCGACGAGCGCCGGCTCACCGGCACCCGGGCCAAGGTCTACCTCGTGCTCGACCGTTCCGCCTCCATGCGCCCGTACTACAAGGACGGCTCCGCCCAGGCGCTCGGCGAGCAGGCCCTCGCCCTCGCCGCCCACCTCGACCCGGAGGCCACGGTCCCCGTCGTCTTCTTCTCCACCGAACTGGACGGCACCGGCGAGCTCACCCTCGCCGACTACGAGGACAAGATCGACACCCTCCACGCGTCCCTCGGCCGTATGGGCCGCACCAGCTACCACGCGGCCGTGGAAGCGGTGATCGCCCACCACGACAAGTCCGAGAACCCGACCCTCCCCGCCCTGGTGATCTTCCAGACGGACGGCGCCCCGGACGCGAAGACCCCCGCCACCCAGTCCCTCACCGAGGCCGCGAAGAGCCACCCCCACCTCTTCTTCTCCTTCATCGCCTTCGGCGACCCGGAGAACAAGGCCTTCGACTACGTCCGCAAGCTCAAGACGGACAACACGTCCCACTTCCTGGCCGGTGAAACCCCGCGCGAGCTCACGGACGCCGAGGTCTACGAGGGCGTCCTGGCGAACTGGCGCCCGTAA
- a CDS encoding FUSC family protein, translating to MPREFPIGLTPPDWLVRNLQPQQAPVNRPAAVRAAIAMSLPLAIGLVFGEPAYGAIASMGALSGVIGDTADAYRMRILNIAIPQFFGAVGVTVGSLVFGQGWLAVAAMTSVALLSGLISSIGAVASVSGLLLLLNCVIGAGLPLPQPWWLPPLLLSGGGLLVLALALLSWPLRSGVPERAAVAGTYRAVADLLGACGTKTYDAARYAVTQSLNQSYDLILARRARHHGRSPELVRLIAELNAITPVVEAAPAAHHYGRPLPEQVPAAVRLLADAIAAGRRDALDLGLPVPAGETGRALDHALRHAAEVVTAHNLDPRTIVDRLGRPASLRVRVYRTARNVLLSGTSWRYGLRLALCIGIAQALVSLVPVPRSYWIALTITFVLKPDFGSVFSRALLRALGTVAGLLVAAVVLAAVPRGWWDVPTLVVLAPIIPALTPRGYGYQTAAITPVILLLSDILNHLGTALLVPRLLDSLIGCAIALVAGYLLWPESWHTRVGDRLATAVADTAVYVEKAFGETADPASRARMRRRLYRDLSTIRTEFQRALTEPPPTGRRAAAWWPLVVAVERIVDTTTAARVRVKQGAPPPSPAEIAQITLQLRELSQGLRETEVLVPVRTDLTGPVESILEPLRQEVAAARAIASPH from the coding sequence ATGCCCCGCGAGTTCCCCATCGGCCTCACCCCTCCCGACTGGCTGGTCAGGAACCTCCAACCCCAGCAGGCCCCCGTCAACCGGCCCGCCGCCGTCCGCGCCGCCATCGCGATGTCCCTGCCCCTCGCGATCGGGCTGGTCTTCGGGGAACCCGCCTACGGCGCCATCGCCTCCATGGGCGCCCTGTCCGGCGTCATCGGCGACACAGCGGACGCGTACCGCATGCGCATCCTCAACATCGCGATCCCCCAATTCTTCGGCGCCGTCGGCGTCACCGTCGGCTCCCTGGTGTTCGGGCAGGGCTGGCTCGCCGTCGCCGCCATGACCTCGGTGGCACTGCTGTCCGGACTGATCTCCTCGATCGGCGCGGTCGCCTCCGTCTCCGGACTGCTGCTGCTCCTCAACTGCGTCATCGGCGCAGGCCTTCCGCTGCCGCAGCCCTGGTGGCTCCCCCCGCTGCTGCTCTCCGGCGGCGGTCTGCTCGTGCTGGCCCTCGCCCTGCTGTCCTGGCCGTTGCGCTCGGGCGTACCCGAACGGGCCGCCGTCGCGGGCACCTACCGCGCGGTCGCCGATCTGCTCGGCGCCTGCGGGACGAAGACGTACGACGCCGCCCGGTACGCCGTCACCCAGTCCCTCAACCAGTCCTACGACCTCATCCTCGCCCGGCGCGCCCGCCACCACGGCCGCAGTCCCGAACTGGTCCGGCTGATCGCCGAGTTGAACGCGATCACCCCGGTCGTGGAGGCCGCCCCGGCCGCCCACCACTACGGCAGGCCGCTGCCCGAGCAGGTCCCCGCCGCCGTACGGCTCCTCGCGGACGCCATCGCCGCCGGCCGCCGCGACGCCCTGGACCTCGGCCTGCCGGTCCCCGCCGGCGAGACGGGCCGCGCCCTCGACCACGCGCTGCGCCACGCCGCCGAGGTCGTCACGGCACACAACCTCGACCCCCGCACGATCGTCGACCGCCTCGGCCGCCCCGCCTCCCTGCGTGTCCGCGTTTACCGCACGGCCCGCAACGTCCTGCTGTCCGGCACCTCCTGGCGCTACGGCCTGCGCCTCGCCCTGTGCATCGGCATCGCCCAGGCCCTGGTGTCCCTGGTGCCCGTCCCGCGGTCCTACTGGATCGCCCTGACCATCACCTTCGTGCTGAAGCCCGACTTCGGCTCGGTCTTCTCCCGGGCCCTGCTCCGCGCGCTCGGCACTGTGGCGGGCCTGCTGGTGGCGGCCGTCGTGCTCGCCGCGGTGCCGCGCGGCTGGTGGGACGTGCCGACGCTCGTGGTCCTCGCCCCAATCATCCCCGCGCTGACGCCCCGCGGCTACGGCTACCAGACGGCCGCGATCACCCCGGTGATCCTGCTCCTGTCCGACATCCTGAACCACCTGGGCACGGCCCTCCTGGTCCCCCGCCTGCTCGACTCCCTCATCGGCTGCGCGATCGCCCTCGTGGCCGGCTACCTGTTGTGGCCGGAGAGCTGGCACACACGTGTCGGCGACCGGCTCGCGACCGCGGTCGCCGACACGGCGGTGTACGTGGAGAAGGCGTTCGGGGAGACCGCGGACCCCGCCTCCCGCGCCCGGATGCGGCGGCGCCTGTACCGGGATCTGTCCACCATCCGTACGGAGTTCCAGCGGGCCCTGACCGAGCCACCGCCGACCGGCCGCCGGGCCGCCGCCTGGTGGCCGCTGGTCGTCGCGGTGGAACGGATCGTGGACACGACGACGGCGGCCCGGGTACGGGTGAAGCAGGGGGCACCGCCGCCGTCGCCCGCCGAGATCGCCCAGATCACCCTGCAACTTCGGGAGTTGTCGCAGGGCCTGCGGGAGACGGAGGTACTGGTCCCGGTCCGCACCGACCTCACAGGCCCGGTGGAGAGCATCCTGGAGCCGCTGCGGCAGGAGGTGGCGGCGGCACGGGCGATCGCGTCCCCGCACTGA
- a CDS encoding endonuclease/exonuclease/phosphatase family protein: METTIVAGGPQAEVRRRSRGRVAGAWCGGVVLAGVSVVVVCRAAGTDGVTPVPQLLAFLPWLLVPAALALLLTLLARWRTGVLWGALALVALAWFSKPYGSETEPTGSPLTGLRVLTSNVEFGRGAPSLVPAIHRARPDIVFVEECEHRCSALLERAFGGPHGTYPYRRAVDGSGSDGSVILSRFPLGPAPGVPGTMGMPGAVADVDGHPVRLQLAHPMPPLPGRLALWRRELGELRAYAAAGHGAPTVLAGDFNATEDHAAFRRILSAGVRDSARLADHARTPSWPTRTAPPFGAQIDHVLVSPDFSVGSARFLHIADTDHRALVVDLTLHESGPHTGRRTAQRVTRTH, from the coding sequence GTGGAGACGACGATCGTGGCTGGGGGCCCGCAGGCCGAGGTGCGGCGGCGGTCCCGGGGGCGGGTCGCCGGGGCCTGGTGCGGTGGGGTCGTGCTGGCCGGAGTGAGCGTGGTCGTCGTGTGCCGGGCCGCCGGCACCGACGGCGTCACCCCCGTGCCCCAGTTGCTCGCCTTCCTGCCCTGGCTGCTCGTCCCCGCCGCCCTCGCCCTCCTCCTCACCCTGCTCGCCCGCTGGCGCACCGGAGTGCTGTGGGGCGCCCTGGCGCTCGTCGCGCTCGCGTGGTTCTCCAAGCCGTACGGCAGCGAGACGGAACCCACCGGCAGTCCGCTCACCGGCCTCCGCGTGCTGACCTCGAACGTCGAGTTCGGTCGCGGCGCCCCCTCCCTCGTCCCCGCGATCCACCGCGCCCGTCCGGACATCGTGTTCGTCGAGGAGTGCGAGCACCGCTGTTCCGCCCTCCTGGAGCGCGCCTTCGGCGGCCCGCACGGCACCTACCCCTACCGCAGGGCCGTCGACGGCAGCGGCTCGGACGGGTCGGTCATCCTCAGCCGGTTCCCGCTCGGGCCCGCACCCGGCGTGCCCGGCACCATGGGCATGCCCGGCGCGGTCGCCGACGTCGACGGCCACCCGGTACGCCTCCAACTCGCCCACCCCATGCCCCCGCTCCCCGGCCGGCTCGCGCTGTGGCGCCGTGAACTCGGGGAGCTCCGCGCCTACGCGGCAGCCGGTCACGGGGCCCCGACCGTCCTCGCCGGCGACTTCAACGCGACCGAGGACCACGCCGCCTTCCGCCGCATCCTGAGCGCCGGCGTGCGCGACAGCGCCCGCCTCGCCGACCACGCCCGTACGCCCTCGTGGCCCACCCGCACCGCCCCGCCGTTCGGCGCGCAGATCGACCATGTGCTGGTCTCCCCGGACTTCTCCGTGGGCTCGGCCCGCTTCCTGCACATCGCCGACACCGATCACCGCGCCCTGGTCGTCGACCTCACTCTCCACGAGTCCGGCCCGCACACAGGGCGCCGAACAGCGCAAAGGGTCACCCGTACGCATTAG
- a CDS encoding DUF7144 family membrane protein codes for MVQHTASTTHARQTAWATGGMAFAGVLMMVGGIIGVLNGIAGIATNNVYVRVGNYVYQFSLATWGWIHLIVGALVAITGWGVLQGLEWARWVGVGLAALYMILYFMFLPYAPIWSIIAIAIGGFVIWSLVTVPRTERAP; via the coding sequence ATGGTCCAGCACACCGCATCCACCACGCACGCCAGACAGACGGCGTGGGCCACCGGCGGCATGGCGTTCGCCGGGGTCCTGATGATGGTCGGCGGCATCATCGGCGTGCTGAACGGCATCGCCGGCATCGCCACGAACAACGTCTACGTGCGCGTGGGGAACTACGTGTACCAGTTCAGCCTCGCCACGTGGGGCTGGATCCACCTGATCGTCGGCGCTCTGGTGGCGATCACGGGGTGGGGTGTCCTTCAGGGCCTGGAGTGGGCGCGCTGGGTGGGTGTGGGCCTGGCGGCCCTCTACATGATCCTGTACTTCATGTTCCTGCCGTACGCCCCGATCTGGTCGATCATCGCCATCGCGATCGGCGGCTTCGTGATCTGGTCCCTGGTGACGGTACCGCGCACGGAACGGGCCCCGTAG
- a CDS encoding NAD(P)-dependent oxidoreductase, whose protein sequence is MRIVLFGATGMVGSRIAAEATRRGHRVTAVSRSGRSPVPGVTATAADASDPAKVAELARGADAVASACAPPRDGTDPEEPFLAINRALVQGTREAGVRRLMVVGGAGSLEVAPGEALYDQPGFPEAVRAEALTHGTALDFYRTVDDLDWTYVSPAAEIAPGQRTGRFRVGGDQLLTDAEGRSRISAEDYAAAFLDELEQGAHVRTRMSVAY, encoded by the coding sequence ATGAGGATCGTCCTGTTCGGCGCGACCGGGATGGTGGGCAGCCGGATCGCCGCGGAGGCGACGCGGCGCGGGCACCGGGTGACGGCCGTCAGCCGCTCCGGCCGGTCGCCGGTGCCGGGGGTGACCGCGACGGCGGCGGACGCGTCGGATCCCGCGAAAGTCGCGGAACTGGCGAGGGGGGCGGACGCGGTGGCGAGCGCGTGCGCACCGCCCCGGGACGGTACGGACCCGGAGGAGCCCTTCCTCGCGATCAACCGGGCGCTCGTGCAGGGCACCCGGGAAGCAGGGGTGCGGCGGCTGATGGTGGTCGGCGGCGCGGGCAGCCTGGAGGTCGCGCCCGGGGAGGCGCTGTACGACCAGCCCGGTTTTCCGGAGGCGGTCCGGGCGGAGGCGCTGACGCACGGCACGGCCCTGGACTTCTACCGCACGGTGGACGACCTGGACTGGACGTACGTCTCCCCCGCCGCCGAGATCGCCCCCGGGCAGCGCACGGGCCGCTTCCGGGTGGGAGGTGACCAGTTGCTGACCGACGCGGAGGGCCGCAGCCGGATCAGCGCAGAGGACTACGCGGCGGCGTTCCTCGACGAACTGGAGCAGGGCGCCCATGTACGCACCCGCATGTCCGTGGCGTACTGA
- a CDS encoding helix-turn-helix domain-containing protein: protein MAERDDPETIGRRVQRLRRERGLTQRQLAEPAYTPAYISTLEAGRVRPSDEALRHLAERLGVAFDELATGRPAHLATGLRLRLTDAQRTLATGEAEVAAEQYAALLAEAEEYGLTAERAAALLGLGECAMELGDLVAGRQYFERAEKCLHDAPLPSRVPALRGRAVSHYLAGELRYACYLLETTLDELNRSGLHDPDALLLLYASAIGPYMDMGAHARAAQAAEFALALAPQVQDPALVARMHRSVARTLLAEGRLAEADSNLAKAAELYRQLQIRTELANCHWMRGYLYAQNGELERAERELREALAMLSEKRAALYSSQVAVELADVLHRRGRSAEAARLLRDVLGDIGPERGAVHSAAAHRLLGIIAEDGRDTEAAEEHYVRALSLLERAGAAGDLADLCRLLGDLLRRTGRVEAALDAYRTGLGHRTAPGTTTLGPAPAQPPL from the coding sequence ATGGCGGAGCGGGACGACCCGGAGACCATCGGGCGCAGGGTGCAGCGGCTGCGGCGGGAACGCGGACTGACCCAGCGGCAGTTGGCCGAGCCGGCCTACACGCCCGCGTACATCTCCACCCTGGAGGCCGGCCGGGTCCGCCCCTCGGACGAGGCGCTCAGGCATCTCGCGGAGCGGCTCGGGGTCGCGTTCGACGAGCTGGCCACCGGACGTCCGGCCCACCTCGCCACCGGGCTGCGGCTCAGGCTCACCGACGCCCAGCGCACTCTCGCCACCGGTGAGGCCGAGGTGGCCGCCGAGCAGTACGCCGCGCTTCTGGCCGAGGCCGAGGAGTACGGGCTCACCGCCGAGCGGGCCGCCGCGCTGCTGGGCCTCGGCGAGTGCGCGATGGAGCTGGGCGACCTGGTGGCGGGGCGGCAGTACTTCGAGCGGGCCGAGAAGTGCCTGCACGACGCACCGCTGCCGAGCCGCGTACCGGCGCTGCGCGGCCGTGCCGTCTCGCACTACCTCGCCGGTGAACTCCGCTATGCCTGCTACCTGCTGGAGACCACCCTCGACGAGCTGAACCGCTCGGGACTGCACGATCCGGACGCCCTGCTGCTGCTCTACGCGAGCGCCATCGGCCCGTACATGGACATGGGAGCGCACGCCAGGGCGGCTCAGGCGGCCGAGTTCGCCCTCGCGCTGGCGCCCCAGGTCCAGGACCCGGCGCTGGTGGCCCGTATGCACCGTTCCGTGGCGCGTACGCTGCTGGCCGAGGGGCGCCTGGCCGAGGCGGACTCCAACCTCGCCAAGGCCGCCGAGCTGTACCGGCAGCTGCAGATCCGCACCGAGCTGGCCAACTGCCACTGGATGCGCGGCTATCTGTATGCGCAGAACGGCGAACTGGAGCGTGCGGAGCGCGAGTTGCGCGAAGCCCTCGCCATGCTGTCGGAGAAGCGGGCCGCCCTCTACAGCAGCCAGGTCGCGGTGGAGCTGGCGGACGTGCTGCACCGGCGCGGCAGGTCCGCCGAGGCCGCTCGGCTGCTGCGCGACGTCCTCGGTGACATCGGACCCGAGCGCGGCGCGGTGCACTCCGCCGCCGCGCACCGTCTCCTCGGCATCATCGCCGAGGACGGGCGCGACACGGAGGCGGCCGAGGAGCACTATGTGCGCGCGCTCAGCCTGCTGGAACGGGCGGGCGCCGCGGGCGACCTCGCGGACCTGTGCCGGCTGCTCGGCGATCTGTTGCGCCGCACCGGCCGGGTGGAGGCCGCCCTGGACGCCTACCGCACCGGCCTCGGCCACCGCACCGCGCCCGGCACGACGACCCTGGGCCCGGCCCCCGCCCAGCCGCCGCTGTGA